A single window of Chitinophaga sp. XS-30 DNA harbors:
- a CDS encoding TonB-dependent receptor yields MKPMLAYYHVIVERLSRRSRLPLMVLLLLLAAGRGAYAQESRTITGRVTDDATKQPVPGVSISLKGTGTGTATAADGTFSLKVPAGSNQLLVFSSIGYASQEVPLTSAAQLNISLKVASSTLSDVVVVGYGTQKRTSLTGAVSVVTAKDLEGKPVTSAVQALQGAAPNLIIQQNATEPGAAININVRGVSTVNNTSPLILVDGVPGSLDLLNPNDIESISVLKDAASSAIYGSRAANGVILVTTKTGKLNKVPRVTYNGMAGAQQPTFLIKPVSGVEYMQLKNEALVNSGQTAQFSPGQIRQQGEKGSEKWWMDEVMRPAALQHNHNLGVTGAVGKVSYLVSGGLLNQNSLYRGPDYGYKRYNARANLSTQLGKLKLGGNFAYAKQHIREHAYYSDWLISTAIRIPRIYPVKDTAGNYFLAPTASNNPLAQLEQGGRRLYNNDSYNYMANAEYALTSHLSAKLVYGADVRVNNMDEFRRSIDYTPYSGSDNQSARTVNHARSIQDNFQALLNYDRTFNELHEVKALLGYATEGWKNEYRQTRRLNVDNTTGDSIAGTETLTGFNDTYGTRIDQWALNSAFGRLNYAFNNRYYFEFNFRYDASSRFAKGNRGAFFPSFSAAWRITDEPFMETVKEKVGDLKLRGSWGQLGNQQIISNYGYMNVYTTVSNMYGFNNIAQPGASFAVGNPVITWESANSANIGFDLSMLDNRLTISYDYFHKITDNILLQLPAPGLYGATPAFQNAGKVKNQGFELAVNYRAKTGAFNHTVGANLADNLNEIVDFKGRTSIQEGDVTYINREGFPISSYYGYQADGFYQNLEDIKNSPKPAFANEVKPGDIKYVDRNGDGVINNDDRFIMGNPFPRFTFGLNYGVTWKGFDASIFIQGVGKRNVFLRGEGVEAFHNNWDNVYAQHIDRWTPNNPNASYPRLTIGTESVNNRANSTFWLENAAYARLKNAQLGYTLPASLTNRAKIQKVRVYLTGQNLWTVTGMKNGMDPELTEFNSTLNLNQLSSATSGRIYPVQKVWAVGLDINF; encoded by the coding sequence ATGAAGCCAATGCTAGCTTATTATCACGTTATTGTAGAAAGGCTCTCGCGCAGAAGCAGGCTCCCGCTGATGGTGCTGCTGCTCCTGCTGGCGGCGGGCCGCGGCGCGTATGCGCAGGAATCACGGACCATTACAGGCCGCGTTACGGACGATGCTACCAAACAACCTGTTCCGGGCGTATCCATTTCGCTCAAGGGCACCGGTACCGGCACGGCTACGGCCGCCGATGGTACGTTTTCCCTGAAGGTCCCGGCCGGCAGCAACCAGCTGCTGGTATTCTCTTCCATCGGTTATGCCAGCCAGGAAGTGCCGCTTACATCCGCGGCGCAGCTGAACATATCCCTTAAAGTAGCCAGCAGCACGTTATCGGACGTAGTGGTGGTGGGGTACGGCACGCAGAAGCGCACCAGCCTTACAGGTGCGGTGAGCGTAGTGACAGCAAAGGACCTGGAGGGCAAACCTGTTACCAGCGCGGTACAGGCCCTGCAGGGCGCTGCGCCTAACCTCATCATTCAGCAGAACGCTACCGAGCCGGGCGCGGCTATCAATATCAACGTGCGCGGCGTCAGCACCGTCAACAATACCAGCCCGCTGATATTGGTAGATGGTGTGCCGGGATCGCTTGATCTGCTTAATCCTAACGACATTGAAAGCATCAGTGTGCTTAAAGATGCGGCATCGTCCGCCATCTACGGCTCCCGCGCTGCCAACGGGGTAATACTGGTCACCACCAAAACAGGAAAGCTCAACAAAGTGCCGCGCGTTACCTACAACGGTATGGCGGGCGCGCAGCAGCCTACCTTCCTCATCAAACCGGTGAGCGGGGTGGAATACATGCAGCTTAAAAATGAGGCGCTGGTCAATTCCGGACAGACGGCGCAGTTCTCTCCCGGGCAGATCCGCCAACAGGGGGAAAAAGGTTCAGAAAAATGGTGGATGGACGAAGTGATGCGCCCCGCAGCTTTGCAGCATAATCATAACCTTGGTGTAACAGGCGCGGTGGGTAAGGTATCCTACCTGGTCTCCGGCGGGCTGCTCAACCAGAACAGTCTCTATCGCGGACCCGACTACGGTTACAAGCGTTACAACGCGCGCGCCAATCTCAGCACGCAGCTGGGCAAATTAAAGCTGGGCGGCAACTTCGCCTACGCCAAACAACACATCCGGGAGCATGCTTATTATTCCGACTGGCTGATCTCCACGGCCATCCGGATTCCGCGCATCTATCCTGTCAAAGACACGGCCGGCAACTATTTCCTGGCGCCTACAGCCTCCAATAACCCGCTGGCACAGCTGGAGCAGGGCGGCCGCAGGTTGTACAACAACGATAGCTACAACTACATGGCCAATGCGGAATACGCGCTTACCAGCCACCTGTCCGCCAAACTGGTGTACGGTGCGGATGTCCGCGTGAACAACATGGACGAGTTCCGCCGGTCCATCGACTATACGCCCTATTCGGGGTCAGACAACCAGAGCGCCAGAACGGTGAACCATGCCCGCAGCATACAGGACAACTTCCAGGCATTGCTCAATTACGACCGTACCTTCAACGAATTGCACGAGGTAAAGGCCTTGCTTGGGTATGCCACAGAAGGCTGGAAGAACGAATACCGGCAGACCCGCCGGCTCAATGTGGATAATACAACGGGAGATTCCATCGCCGGTACCGAAACCCTCACGGGCTTCAACGATACCTACGGTACCCGGATCGACCAATGGGCGCTCAACTCTGCATTCGGCCGGTTGAACTATGCCTTTAACAACCGCTATTATTTCGAATTCAATTTCCGCTACGATGCATCCAGCCGCTTCGCCAAAGGCAACCGCGGCGCATTCTTCCCATCGTTCTCCGCCGCCTGGCGTATTACAGATGAGCCGTTCATGGAAACGGTGAAGGAGAAGGTGGGCGACCTGAAGCTGCGCGGTTCCTGGGGCCAGCTGGGCAACCAGCAGATCATTTCCAATTATGGCTACATGAACGTGTACACGACCGTGAGCAATATGTATGGCTTCAATAACATAGCCCAGCCAGGCGCCTCGTTTGCGGTTGGCAACCCGGTGATCACCTGGGAATCCGCCAATTCCGCCAACATCGGTTTTGACCTGTCTATGCTGGATAACCGGCTTACCATCAGTTACGATTACTTCCACAAGATCACGGATAATATTTTGCTGCAATTGCCCGCACCCGGCTTGTACGGCGCTACGCCTGCCTTTCAGAATGCCGGGAAGGTGAAGAACCAGGGCTTTGAACTGGCGGTGAACTACAGGGCAAAGACCGGTGCGTTCAATCACACCGTAGGCGCCAACCTGGCGGACAACCTGAATGAGATCGTTGATTTCAAAGGCCGTACCTCCATCCAGGAAGGGGACGTTACCTACATCAACCGCGAAGGGTTCCCGATCAGTTCCTATTACGGTTACCAGGCCGATGGCTTTTACCAGAACCTGGAGGATATCAAGAACAGCCCCAAACCTGCTTTCGCAAACGAGGTAAAACCGGGGGACATCAAGTATGTAGACCGCAATGGGGATGGCGTCATCAATAACGATGACAGGTTCATCATGGGCAATCCTTTTCCCCGTTTCACCTTCGGGCTGAACTACGGCGTAACCTGGAAAGGCTTTGATGCCAGCATTTTCATACAGGGCGTCGGCAAAAGGAACGTGTTCCTGCGCGGCGAAGGCGTAGAGGCATTCCACAACAACTGGGATAACGTGTATGCGCAGCATATCGACCGGTGGACGCCTAACAACCCGAACGCAAGCTATCCCCGCCTTACCATCGGTACGGAATCCGTTAACAATAGGGCGAACTCCACCTTCTGGCTGGAGAACGCTGCTTATGCGAGGCTGAAGAATGCACAGCTCGGTTATACGCTGCCCGCCAGTCTTACCAACCGCGCGAAGATACAGAAGGTAAGGGTGTACCTCACCGGGCAGAACCTGTGGACCGTTACCGGCATGAAGAACGGTATGGACCCCGAACTGACGGAGTTTAACAGTACCCTCAACCTGAACCAGCTGAGCAGCGCCACGAGCGGCCGTATCTACCCGGTTCAGAAAGTATGGGCGGTAGGGCTGGATATCAACTTTTAA
- a CDS encoding RagB/SusD family nutrient uptake outer membrane protein, with translation MRIRKYCSIVLGALLLGAAGCKKLDLGPSYQDTDLTFWQKPEAAEQVLNNCYAGMYSADYYFFNESLSDNSFSSSAVNGGAAQSIAAGAYDGRTNRVAGEWAFHYGGIRNVNNLIANIDKVPGLDAGLKARYLAEARFIRAFHYFHLVTWYGNVPLIENEISYEESFQISRTAKAEVVNYILTELDEVAAILPQKSAYPDAEKGRIAKAAAAALKAKVLLYDNKWSEAATVLEQIMDGTYGVYTLFPSFPGIFQPENENNSEVILNLEFVPVSRTHAMQRFFIPFTEGTLISGMAPSQSLVDDFIMTNGKGINETGSGYDENTPFRNRDPRLEATIIHDGSSFITKRGDTITIQTAPGSGDNAADKADASKTGYYFRKYYDRTADGNNNSGLNLILIRYADVLLMYAEAKAMMNQLDADTWDKTIRVIRQRAGFTDPAALNFSNYAGLSNPAKTDLVRRERRTEMALESQRIFDIRRWKIAETVMNGTLYGMKVGNSHLVADRRVFDASKHYLWPVPQADIEMNRNLLPNNTGW, from the coding sequence ATGAGGATAAGAAAGTATTGTTCAATTGTGTTGGGGGCGTTGCTGCTGGGAGCGGCAGGCTGCAAGAAGCTTGACCTTGGCCCGTCCTACCAGGATACCGACCTCACCTTCTGGCAAAAGCCGGAAGCCGCGGAGCAGGTGCTCAATAACTGCTATGCCGGCATGTATTCCGCAGATTATTATTTCTTCAATGAAAGTCTCAGTGATAATTCATTCAGCTCCAGCGCTGTGAACGGCGGCGCCGCGCAGAGCATTGCCGCGGGCGCGTACGATGGCCGTACCAACCGCGTAGCAGGGGAGTGGGCTTTTCACTACGGAGGCATCCGCAACGTCAATAATCTCATCGCCAATATAGATAAAGTGCCTGGTCTTGATGCCGGCCTGAAGGCCCGCTACCTCGCTGAAGCAAGGTTCATCCGCGCCTTCCATTATTTTCATCTCGTTACCTGGTATGGCAATGTGCCGTTGATCGAAAACGAGATATCTTACGAAGAGAGCTTCCAGATCTCCCGTACGGCCAAAGCCGAAGTGGTGAACTATATCCTCACGGAGCTGGATGAAGTGGCCGCTATATTGCCGCAGAAATCGGCGTATCCCGATGCGGAAAAGGGCCGCATCGCCAAAGCCGCCGCCGCGGCCCTGAAGGCCAAAGTGCTGCTCTACGACAACAAGTGGAGCGAAGCCGCTACCGTGCTGGAGCAGATCATGGACGGCACATACGGCGTTTACACCCTGTTCCCTTCCTTCCCCGGCATCTTTCAGCCGGAAAACGAGAACAACAGCGAGGTGATCCTCAACCTGGAATTCGTACCGGTGAGCAGAACGCATGCCATGCAGCGTTTCTTCATACCCTTCACCGAAGGCACGCTTATCAGCGGCATGGCGCCTTCCCAGTCCCTGGTAGATGATTTTATCATGACCAATGGCAAGGGCATCAATGAAACCGGCTCCGGCTACGATGAGAACACTCCTTTCCGTAACCGGGACCCGAGGCTCGAAGCCACCATCATTCACGATGGTTCTTCCTTCATCACCAAGCGCGGGGACACCATCACCATACAAACCGCGCCCGGCAGCGGCGATAACGCGGCGGACAAAGCGGACGCCTCCAAAACAGGCTACTATTTCCGCAAGTACTACGACCGCACGGCGGACGGCAACAACAATTCCGGTCTCAACCTTATCCTCATCCGTTATGCGGATGTGCTGCTGATGTACGCCGAAGCAAAAGCGATGATGAACCAGCTGGATGCGGATACCTGGGATAAGACCATCAGGGTCATCCGTCAGCGTGCAGGCTTCACCGATCCGGCGGCCCTCAATTTCTCGAACTACGCCGGCTTAAGCAATCCTGCCAAAACCGACCTCGTGCGCCGTGAGCGCAGAACGGAAATGGCGCTGGAAAGCCAGCGGATATTCGATATCCGCCGCTGGAAGATCGCGGAGACCGTGATGAACGGAACGCTCTACGGCATGAAGGTGGGCAACAGCCATCTTGTAGCAGACAGGCGTGTGTTCGACGCAAGCAAACATTATCTGTGGCCGGTGCCGCAGGCGGATATAGAAATGAACCGAAACCTGCTGCCGAACAATACCGGCTGGTGA
- a CDS encoding SusE domain-containing protein, whose translation MTHTFKFRVYNVLAALLAIGAFASCEKEKAINSNISTVKELYYPEVGKYYKLQPATSAVVNFEWSPARAEDGSLVMYEVAFDTLDGDFTRPIYTVASGGNGVQNSLALSHKVLNAIASKAGIQPSTSGSLKWTVIAMKGLNERRADSSRTIVIERPSGFTEIPDNVFITGAATEGGTDLANALAMKPGTDGVFEIFTRLKDGAFTFTDRNSGTPVTYSMQGSRLQEGGENQQTGDKIYRIRLDFANAAAEMIEITDAGVFASAYNSVIGNLAYAGNGTWAAQNVPIVYFDFGSWKDDRFKFQFTTMDAGGTPGTLYYGSENQSNSTPPDANTPAAYYNVVPVDNSQWDFTYKYPAGADGKTGDFTLQLNASEDYSYQLTVH comes from the coding sequence ATGACACATACTTTCAAATTCAGGGTATATAACGTGCTGGCCGCGCTGCTGGCGATAGGGGCCTTTGCCTCCTGCGAAAAGGAGAAAGCCATCAACAGCAACATTTCCACCGTTAAAGAATTGTATTACCCAGAAGTGGGCAAATATTACAAGCTGCAGCCCGCCACCAGCGCCGTGGTGAACTTTGAATGGAGCCCGGCCAGAGCGGAAGACGGCAGCCTAGTAATGTATGAAGTAGCATTTGATACGCTGGACGGCGATTTTACGCGCCCCATCTATACCGTTGCCTCCGGCGGTAACGGGGTGCAGAATTCCCTTGCGCTTTCCCACAAAGTGCTGAACGCCATTGCCAGCAAGGCGGGCATTCAGCCCTCCACCTCCGGTTCCCTGAAATGGACGGTGATTGCCATGAAGGGACTCAACGAAAGACGCGCGGATTCCTCCAGGACGATCGTGATCGAAAGGCCATCCGGCTTTACGGAAATACCTGACAATGTATTCATCACCGGTGCGGCCACTGAAGGCGGAACGGACCTTGCCAATGCCCTGGCCATGAAACCGGGTACCGATGGCGTGTTCGAGATATTTACCCGCCTGAAAGACGGCGCTTTCACTTTCACGGACCGCAACAGCGGCACGCCCGTAACCTACTCCATGCAGGGCAGCAGGTTGCAGGAAGGCGGCGAGAACCAGCAGACCGGGGATAAGATATACCGCATCCGGCTGGACTTTGCAAATGCCGCCGCGGAAATGATAGAGATCACCGATGCTGGCGTGTTCGCATCCGCATACAACAGCGTGATCGGCAACCTCGCCTACGCCGGTAACGGAACCTGGGCGGCGCAGAACGTACCCATCGTTTACTTCGATTTCGGCAGCTGGAAAGACGATCGTTTTAAATTCCAGTTCACCACCATGGATGCGGGCGGTACCCCCGGCACCCTCTACTATGGCAGCGAGAACCAGTCCAATTCCACACCTCCGGATGCCAATACACCGGCCGCTTATTACAACGTGGTGCCGGTAGATAATTCACAGTGGGATTTCACTTACAAATACCCGGCAGGAGCTGATGGAAAAACAGGGGACTTTACCCTGCAGCTGAATGCGTCGGAAGATTATTCCTATCAACTGACCGTGCATTAA
- a CDS encoding glycoside hydrolase family 76 protein, translating to MRPIILIIAAAAFTFTGCYKEREDVPVKVEGDTTSVTLSYKLKARQALDDIYRNYGISGSNYVRENFPAQPGDPRYAYLWPYSAMFTAATLLKQLGFTDEVYQGYYTSTLAGMEGYLDASRQPAGYQSIPVSEGLADRFYDDNAITGIDMLEAYRLTREAQLLTNAKICYAFCASAESPEAGGGLYWNEGVLNNPDDPNYIKATNVTALSATLALQLYQQEQNGDYLVSAKRWYDWVKQYMLDPSDKIFWNSIWIKDGSINYAKWTYNSGAMIQNAALLYKITGEEAYLADAKAWAEASYNFFTRQVTNIGRFFVPHDPWFTAVLLRGYLELYELDENATYINTLVANVDYAWEHSRLPGTFQFYEDWSGSDLGRYYSLLTHIGMVEIYARISIWKNEE from the coding sequence ATGAGACCTATCATTTTAATCATAGCCGCAGCGGCGTTTACCTTTACCGGGTGTTACAAGGAGCGGGAAGATGTGCCCGTGAAGGTGGAAGGCGATACCACATCGGTAACATTGAGCTACAAACTCAAAGCCCGCCAGGCGCTCGACGATATTTACAGGAACTACGGCATCAGCGGCAGCAACTATGTAAGGGAAAATTTCCCCGCCCAGCCCGGAGACCCGAGGTATGCATACCTGTGGCCGTATTCCGCCATGTTTACGGCAGCCACGCTGCTCAAACAGTTGGGTTTTACCGACGAAGTGTACCAGGGTTACTATACCAGTACCCTCGCGGGCATGGAGGGATACCTGGACGCATCCCGCCAGCCTGCCGGCTACCAGTCCATTCCCGTAAGCGAAGGCCTGGCGGACCGTTTCTACGATGATAACGCTATTACGGGTATAGACATGCTGGAAGCCTACCGGCTCACGCGGGAGGCGCAATTGCTCACCAACGCGAAAATTTGCTACGCGTTCTGTGCCTCCGCCGAAAGTCCCGAAGCAGGTGGTGGCCTTTACTGGAACGAAGGTGTGCTGAACAATCCTGACGATCCGAATTATATCAAGGCCACCAATGTGACCGCGCTTTCCGCTACGCTGGCCCTGCAACTGTACCAGCAGGAACAGAACGGGGACTATCTAGTCTCCGCCAAACGCTGGTACGACTGGGTCAAACAATATATGCTGGACCCTTCGGACAAGATCTTCTGGAACTCCATATGGATCAAGGATGGCAGCATCAACTATGCTAAATGGACCTACAATTCCGGCGCCATGATCCAGAATGCTGCCCTGCTGTACAAGATCACCGGCGAAGAGGCTTATCTGGCGGATGCGAAAGCATGGGCGGAGGCTTCCTATAATTTCTTTACACGCCAGGTGACCAATATCGGGCGGTTCTTCGTGCCGCACGACCCCTGGTTTACCGCCGTGCTGTTGCGCGGATACCTGGAGCTGTATGAGCTGGACGAAAACGCCACCTATATCAACACCCTTGTGGCGAATGTAGATTATGCGTGGGAACACAGCAGGCTGCCCGGTACTTTCCAGTTCTATGAGGACTGGTCGGGCTCCGACCTGGGGAGATACTATTCCTTGCTCACGCACATAGGCATGGTAGAGATCTATGCCAGGATATCGATCTGGAAAAACGAAGAGTAA
- a CDS encoding glycoside hydrolase family 76 protein, producing MKRILFSSVLTMMVLPVIAQQREYQRRAEEMFHRVWTLYRVPEHGLFSEYYPQQHKDSLTYMQDGNVQSKEVSYLWPLSGVVTSAGIMMRLPGKKTAYRPYVDTAMAAMYQYRDTTRQPAGYQAYPAKFEKVDRYYDDNGLVAIDYMEAYENTRNPLYLSRAKEVFTFIMSGWTDVLGGGVTWLEGHEDQKPACSNGMAALAALKIYQATKEPYYLRQGIKFYDWMNRHLRDSAGLYRNDIKTATGAVNATYYTYNSGSMLEAAMMLYAFTGEQKYYRDAKQTAESAYHYFGQPQEGMRSEFCDLPWFVTVLFRGYAALYAVDKDPVYLKAIIARVDHAWNNRDRYGLLNHNWSDQRDETGKPKWLLDEACIAELYARMALLNL from the coding sequence ATGAAAAGAATATTATTCAGTTCGGTGCTGACCATGATGGTGTTGCCGGTCATTGCGCAGCAGCGCGAGTACCAGCGCAGGGCGGAAGAAATGTTCCACCGGGTATGGACGCTGTACCGGGTACCGGAGCACGGGCTTTTTTCAGAGTATTACCCGCAGCAGCATAAGGATTCCCTCACCTATATGCAGGACGGGAATGTACAATCGAAGGAAGTGAGTTACCTCTGGCCACTCAGCGGCGTGGTAACTTCCGCCGGCATCATGATGCGGCTGCCCGGCAAAAAGACGGCCTACCGGCCTTATGTGGATACCGCGATGGCGGCGATGTACCAATACCGCGATACCACGCGTCAGCCAGCGGGCTACCAGGCTTATCCGGCAAAGTTCGAAAAGGTAGACCGTTATTATGACGACAACGGCCTCGTGGCTATCGATTATATGGAAGCCTATGAGAATACCCGCAACCCGCTGTATCTTTCCAGGGCGAAGGAAGTATTCACTTTCATCATGAGCGGATGGACGGATGTGCTCGGTGGCGGCGTTACCTGGCTGGAGGGCCACGAAGATCAAAAGCCGGCCTGCAGCAATGGTATGGCCGCACTGGCCGCGCTCAAAATATACCAGGCTACCAAAGAGCCGTATTACCTGCGCCAGGGCATTAAGTTCTATGACTGGATGAACAGGCATTTGCGTGACTCCGCCGGTTTGTACCGGAACGATATTAAAACCGCTACGGGTGCGGTCAATGCGACCTATTACACCTATAATTCGGGATCTATGCTGGAAGCGGCCATGATGCTTTATGCTTTCACCGGGGAGCAAAAATATTACCGGGATGCGAAGCAGACCGCTGAATCCGCCTATCACTATTTCGGTCAGCCGCAGGAAGGCATGCGCAGCGAATTTTGCGACCTGCCCTGGTTTGTTACGGTGCTGTTCCGTGGATACGCTGCGCTGTATGCGGTGGACAAAGATCCCGTGTACCTGAAAGCAATTATTGCGCGGGTAGACCATGCCTGGAACAACCGTGACCGCTACGGTCTGCTCAACCATAACTGGAGCGATCAGCGGGATGAGACCGGAAAGCCCAAGTGGCTGCTGGACGAAGCCTGCATTGCAGAACTGTATGCCCGCATGGCCCTGCTGAATTTATAA
- a CDS encoding sugar MFS transporter — translation MTQANSNSSIPPATTGLLRLAPILFGFFIMGFVDVVGIATSYVKQDFGLSDTLSNLLPMAVFLWFLIFSVPTGMLMNRIGRKRTVQLSLLITGIGLLVPMISYTLPVVLSAFALLGIGNTLLQVALNPLLTNVVSKDRLTSSLTTGQFIKAISSFLGPIIAAYAVTRFGNWQLLFIVFAGITLLSFLWLSATPLQEDGRKENISTIRECFALLGDSRIFLYFLGILTLVGIDVGLNVSAPKILMERTGMALEQAGYVASVYFVFKTAGTFLGAILLAKWSAHRFYLASAVAAVAAMVLLLFADNAGLIYAGIALAGFACANIFSILFSFALLRMPERSNEVSGLLIMGVSGGAIFPLLMGMASDAAGAQWGAVAVLLVCCAYHWVLAVREMR, via the coding sequence ATGACGCAAGCTAACAGCAATTCATCAATTCCACCGGCCACAACAGGTTTGTTACGGCTGGCCCCTATATTGTTCGGCTTCTTCATCATGGGCTTTGTAGACGTGGTGGGCATTGCCACCAGCTACGTAAAACAGGATTTCGGTCTTTCCGATACCTTGTCTAACCTTTTGCCCATGGCGGTTTTCCTGTGGTTCCTGATCTTTTCGGTGCCTACCGGCATGCTCATGAACAGGATCGGCAGAAAACGTACCGTGCAGCTGAGTTTGCTCATCACCGGCATCGGCCTGCTGGTGCCGATGATATCCTACACCTTGCCGGTGGTGCTGTCCGCCTTTGCGCTGCTGGGCATCGGCAATACGCTGTTGCAGGTGGCCCTCAATCCGCTGCTGACCAATGTGGTGAGTAAAGACAGGCTGACCAGCAGCCTCACAACCGGACAGTTCATCAAAGCGATATCTTCCTTTCTGGGCCCCATTATTGCAGCCTATGCGGTCACGCGTTTCGGGAACTGGCAGTTGCTGTTTATCGTATTTGCGGGCATCACGCTGTTGTCTTTTCTCTGGCTAAGCGCCACGCCGCTGCAGGAAGACGGCCGCAAGGAGAATATTTCTACCATCAGGGAATGCTTCGCCCTGCTGGGCGACAGCCGCATATTCCTGTATTTCCTGGGCATATTGACGCTGGTAGGTATTGACGTAGGGCTGAATGTGTCCGCTCCCAAAATACTGATGGAGCGCACCGGTATGGCACTTGAGCAGGCGGGTTATGTAGCCAGCGTATATTTTGTTTTCAAAACCGCTGGCACGTTCCTCGGCGCTATTCTGCTGGCCAAATGGTCCGCACACCGTTTTTACCTCGCGTCAGCCGTTGCCGCGGTAGCTGCCATGGTGTTGCTGCTGTTCGCTGACAACGCCGGTCTGATCTACGCCGGCATTGCACTGGCCGGGTTTGCCTGCGCCAATATTTTTTCCATCCTGTTTTCCTTTGCGTTGCTGCGGATGCCGGAAAGGTCCAATGAAGTGTCTGGCCTTCTGATCATGGGCGTTTCCGGTGGCGCTATTTTCCCGTTGCTGATGGGCATGGCTTCTGATGCGGCGGGTGCGCAATGGGGAGCTGTGGCGGTGTTGCTGGTTTGCTGCGCGTATCACTGGGTGCTGGCCGTCCGGGAGATGCGGTAG
- a CDS encoding SRPBCC family protein, with translation MSNNNVSLHRVLKASPEKVYRAFTETLAVASWLPPHGFLCTVHEMDAKTGGSFRMSFHNFSTGNSHSFGGTYLELKPNEFLKYTDKFDDPNLPGEMITTVWLQKTIVGTDIKITQEGIPAAIPAEMCYLGWQESLEKLAKLVEPEIPDA, from the coding sequence ATGTCAAACAACAATGTTTCGTTGCACAGAGTGCTTAAAGCCTCTCCCGAAAAAGTTTACAGAGCATTTACGGAAACGCTGGCAGTCGCTTCCTGGTTACCTCCTCACGGATTTCTTTGCACTGTCCATGAAATGGATGCGAAAACAGGCGGTTCCTTCAGGATGTCGTTCCATAACTTTTCTACCGGCAACAGCCATTCGTTCGGTGGAACCTACCTGGAGCTCAAACCTAACGAGTTCCTGAAATACACGGATAAATTTGACGACCCCAATCTGCCGGGAGAGATGATCACCACGGTCTGGCTTCAGAAAACGATAGTGGGTACAGACATAAAAATCACCCAGGAAGGCATTCCCGCTGCCATACCCGCGGAAATGTGCTATCTGGGCTGGCAGGAATCGCTGGAAAAGCTGGCTAAGCTGGTTGAACCCGAGATACCGGATGCATGA
- a CDS encoding DinB family protein: MMLQYLIQEFEHEVNSTRKLLQAVPEKDLAYKPSPTSWTMGELAQHIATIYYWYVGALTQDVYDMAADHLERGDTNDIKATLALFESNVEKARAALKSLTDEQLQDNWTMKVGERTVLGPMPRGIVARGFLFNHIYHHRGEMIVYLRATGNKVPGMYGPTYEESRGS, from the coding sequence ATGATGCTGCAATATCTGATACAGGAATTCGAACATGAAGTAAACAGCACCCGTAAATTATTGCAGGCGGTCCCTGAAAAAGACCTCGCCTATAAACCTTCTCCAACGTCCTGGACTATGGGGGAGCTTGCACAGCACATTGCCACCATTTACTACTGGTACGTGGGCGCATTGACACAGGACGTTTACGACATGGCTGCGGATCATCTTGAACGCGGTGATACGAATGATATCAAAGCTACCCTCGCGCTTTTTGAAAGTAATGTGGAGAAAGCCCGGGCTGCGTTAAAATCGCTTACGGATGAGCAATTGCAGGACAACTGGACCATGAAAGTAGGGGAACGGACCGTTCTTGGCCCCATGCCGCGGGGAATTGTAGCGCGCGGGTTTCTTTTTAATCATATTTATCACCATCGCGGTGAAATGATCGTTTATCTGCGTGCTACCGGAAACAAGGTGCCCGGTATGTACGGCCCTACCTACGAAGAAAGCAGGGGAAGCTGA